The following proteins are encoded in a genomic region of Streptomyces sp. NBC_01723:
- the pgi gene encoding glucose-6-phosphate isomerase, giving the protein MSDSPKLNRRPEWTALADHRTDAMAQPDLRELFAADPGRAERYVVRVGDLRIDYSKHLVTDETLALLQDLAAATGVFGLRDAMFRGERINITEDRAVLHTALRAPRDAVVEVDGENVVPKVHAVLDKMAAFSDKVRSGEWTGHSGRRIRNVVNIGIGGSDLGPAMAYEALRAFTDRSLTFRFVSNVDGADLHEAVRDLDPAETLFIVASKTFTTIETITNATSARSWLLDAYDGDEKAVAKHFVALSTNAEKVSGFGIDTANMFEFWDWVGGRYSYDSAIGLSLMIAIGPDRFREMLDGFRIVDEHFRNAEAPANAPLLLGLLGVWYGNFLDAQSHAVLPYSHYLSKFTAYLQQLDMESNGKSVDREGREVEWQTGPVVWGTPGTNGQHAYYQLIHQGTKLIPADFIGFARPVGELSDGLKAQHDLLMANFFAQTQALAFGKTADEVRAEGVPEELVPHKTFRGNHPTTTVLATELTPSVLGQLIALYEHKVFVQGAIWNIDSFDQWGVELGKVLAKRVEPALTEGADVPGLDPSTAALVAAYRELKEVH; this is encoded by the coding sequence ATGTCTGACTCCCCCAAGCTCAACCGGCGCCCCGAGTGGACCGCGCTCGCGGACCACCGCACGGACGCCATGGCGCAACCGGACCTGCGCGAGCTCTTCGCCGCCGACCCGGGGCGCGCGGAGCGGTACGTCGTGCGCGTCGGCGACCTGCGCATCGACTACTCGAAGCACCTCGTCACCGACGAGACGCTGGCCCTGCTTCAGGACCTGGCCGCGGCCACCGGCGTGTTCGGGCTGCGCGACGCCATGTTCCGCGGCGAGCGGATCAACATCACCGAGGACCGGGCGGTCCTGCACACCGCGCTGCGCGCCCCGCGGGACGCGGTCGTCGAGGTCGACGGCGAGAACGTCGTGCCGAAGGTGCACGCCGTCCTCGACAAGATGGCCGCCTTCTCCGACAAGGTCCGTTCCGGCGAGTGGACCGGTCACAGCGGCCGGCGCATCCGCAACGTCGTCAACATCGGCATCGGCGGCTCCGACCTCGGTCCGGCGATGGCGTACGAGGCGCTGCGCGCCTTCACCGACCGCTCGCTGACCTTCCGGTTCGTGTCCAACGTGGACGGCGCGGACCTGCACGAGGCGGTGCGGGACCTGGACCCGGCCGAGACGCTGTTCATCGTGGCGTCCAAGACGTTCACCACGATCGAGACGATCACGAACGCGACCTCGGCGCGCTCCTGGCTGCTCGACGCCTACGACGGCGACGAGAAGGCGGTGGCGAAGCACTTCGTGGCGCTGTCGACGAACGCGGAGAAGGTCTCCGGCTTCGGGATCGACACGGCCAACATGTTCGAGTTCTGGGACTGGGTCGGTGGCCGGTACTCCTACGACTCGGCGATCGGCCTGTCCCTGATGATCGCCATCGGCCCGGACCGCTTCCGGGAGATGCTCGACGGCTTCCGCATCGTCGACGAGCACTTCCGCAACGCCGAGGCCCCGGCCAACGCGCCGCTGCTCCTCGGTCTGCTGGGCGTCTGGTATGGCAACTTCCTCGACGCGCAGTCGCACGCGGTGCTGCCGTACTCGCACTACCTGTCGAAGTTCACCGCCTACCTCCAGCAGCTCGACATGGAGTCCAACGGCAAGTCCGTCGACCGCGAGGGCCGCGAGGTCGAGTGGCAGACCGGTCCGGTGGTCTGGGGCACGCCCGGCACCAACGGGCAGCACGCCTACTACCAGCTGATCCACCAGGGCACCAAGCTGATCCCGGCGGACTTCATCGGCTTCGCCCGGCCGGTCGGCGAGCTGAGCGACGGACTGAAGGCCCAGCACGACCTGCTGATGGCCAACTTCTTCGCCCAGACCCAGGCCCTCGCCTTCGGCAAGACGGCGGACGAGGTGCGCGCCGAGGGAGTGCCGGAGGAGCTGGTCCCGCACAAGACGTTCCGCGGCAACCACCCCACCACCACCGTCCTGGCCACCGAGCTGACCCCGTCCGTCCTCGGCCAGCTGATCGCGCTCTACGAGCACAAGGTGTTCGTACAGGGCGCGATCTGGAACATCGACTCCTTCGACCAGTGGGGCGTCGAACTCGGCAAGGTGCTCGCCAAGCGCGTCGAACCCGCCCTGACCGAGGGGGCGGACGTACCCGGCCTCGATCCGTCCACGGCCGCGCTGGTGGCCGCCTACCGCGAACTGAAGGAAGTGCACTGA
- the opcA gene encoding glucose-6-phosphate dehydrogenase assembly protein OpcA: MRIDLTDTTASKVNKALVQGRRAIGTPAVGMVLTLVIVTDEENAYDAIKAAEEASHEHPSRTLVVIKRHPRNLRDRTRSHLDAEVRVGSEAGTGETVVLRMYGEVSEHADSVVLPLLLPDAPVVVWWPVDAPDDPAGDPLGALAQRRITDLYAVERPMEVLARRVRCYAPGDTDLAWTRLTLWRSMLAAALDQARVPVTSAVVEAEADNPAAELLARWLEARLGVTVDRVVTDGPVVTAVRLGTANGEIVIDRPEGPLATMTLPGQPPRSLALKVRPTSELIAEELRRLDADEMYAIALRGEAGKETPVHV, encoded by the coding sequence ATGAGGATCGACCTGACCGACACCACGGCAAGCAAGGTCAACAAGGCGTTGGTGCAGGGCCGCCGGGCCATCGGCACCCCGGCCGTGGGCATGGTGCTCACGCTGGTCATCGTCACCGACGAGGAGAACGCCTACGACGCGATCAAGGCGGCCGAGGAGGCCTCGCACGAGCACCCCTCGCGCACCCTGGTCGTCATCAAGCGCCACCCCCGCAACCTGCGCGACCGCACCCGCTCGCACCTCGACGCCGAGGTCCGGGTCGGCTCCGAGGCCGGCACCGGTGAGACCGTCGTCCTGCGCATGTACGGGGAGGTGTCCGAGCACGCCGACTCGGTCGTGCTGCCGCTGCTGCTGCCGGACGCCCCCGTCGTCGTGTGGTGGCCGGTGGACGCGCCGGACGACCCCGCGGGCGACCCGCTGGGCGCGCTGGCGCAGCGCAGGATCACCGACCTGTACGCGGTCGAGCGGCCGATGGAGGTCCTCGCCCGCCGGGTCCGCTGCTACGCGCCCGGGGACACCGACCTCGCCTGGACCCGGCTGACGCTGTGGCGGTCCATGCTGGCCGCCGCGCTGGACCAGGCCCGGGTGCCGGTGACCTCCGCGGTCGTCGAGGCCGAGGCGGACAACCCGGCGGCCGAGCTGCTGGCCCGCTGGCTGGAGGCGCGCCTCGGCGTCACCGTCGACCGCGTGGTCACCGACGGCCCGGTGGTCACGGCCGTCCGGCTCGGCACCGCGAACGGCGAGATCGTCATCGACCGGCCCGAGGGCCCGCTCGCCACGATGACCCTGCCCGGTCAGCCCCCGCGCTCCCTCGCGCTGAAGGTGCGCCCCACCTCCGAACTCATCGCCGAGGAGCTGCGGCGCCTCGACGCGGACGAGATGTACGCCATCGCCCTGCGCGGCGAGGCCGGCAAGGAGACCCCTGTCCATGTCTGA
- the zwf gene encoding glucose-6-phosphate dehydrogenase — MSEELPATTVHETKATKEAKEARTARDAAGPLHAEEAEESKAAGAAKAAGPAKAPRSAKKTGPARAAKGAKAKAADAKAVTPVTPLDWSNPLRDPQDRRLPRIAGPSGLVIFGVTGDLSRRKLMPAVYDLANRGLLPPGFSLVGFARRDWEDQDFAEVVHDAVKEHARTPFREEVWQQLSEGMRFIPGDFDDDDAFEQLRKAVAELDASRGTSGNYAFYLSVPPKFFPKVVQQLKKHGLADAPEGSWRRAVIEKPFGHDLDSARDLNALVHEVFDPEQVFRIDHYLGKETVQNILALRFANQMYEPIWNRSYVDHVQITMAEDIGIGGRAGYYDGIGAARDVIQNHLLQLMALTAMEEPASFDAASLLTEKLKVLKAVRLPEDLGDHTVRGQYAGGWQGGAQVPGYLEEDGIDPASTTDTYAAIKLGVDNRRWAGVPFYLRTGKRLGRRVTEIAVVFQRAPHSPFDSTATEELGENAIVIRVQPDEGMTVRFGSKVPGTSMEIRDVSMDFAYGESFTESSPEAYERLILDVLLGDANLFPRHQEVEESWRILDPIEQYWDAHGRPAQYDSGGWGPREADEMLARDGRSWRRP, encoded by the coding sequence ATGAGCGAGGAGCTTCCCGCTACGACGGTCCACGAGACCAAGGCGACGAAGGAAGCCAAGGAGGCCCGCACGGCCCGGGACGCCGCGGGGCCGCTGCACGCCGAGGAGGCCGAGGAGTCCAAGGCCGCCGGGGCGGCGAAGGCGGCCGGGCCGGCCAAGGCACCGCGGAGCGCGAAGAAGACCGGGCCGGCCCGCGCCGCCAAGGGGGCGAAGGCGAAAGCGGCCGACGCGAAGGCCGTCACGCCCGTGACACCGCTCGACTGGAGCAACCCCCTGCGCGATCCGCAGGACCGCCGTCTCCCCCGCATCGCCGGCCCCTCCGGACTGGTCATCTTCGGCGTCACCGGCGACCTCTCGCGCCGCAAGCTGATGCCGGCCGTGTACGACCTGGCCAACCGCGGCCTGCTGCCGCCCGGCTTCTCGCTGGTCGGCTTCGCCCGCCGGGACTGGGAGGACCAGGACTTCGCCGAGGTCGTGCACGACGCGGTCAAGGAGCACGCCCGGACGCCGTTTCGCGAGGAGGTCTGGCAGCAGCTCTCCGAGGGCATGCGGTTCATCCCCGGCGACTTCGACGACGACGACGCGTTCGAACAGCTGCGCAAGGCCGTGGCCGAGCTGGACGCCTCCCGCGGCACCAGCGGCAACTACGCCTTCTACCTGTCGGTGCCGCCGAAGTTCTTCCCGAAGGTGGTCCAGCAGCTCAAGAAGCACGGACTGGCCGACGCCCCGGAGGGCTCCTGGCGGCGCGCGGTGATCGAGAAGCCGTTCGGGCACGACCTGGACAGCGCCCGTGACCTGAACGCGCTGGTGCACGAGGTCTTCGACCCGGAGCAGGTCTTCCGCATCGACCACTACCTGGGCAAGGAGACCGTCCAGAACATCCTGGCGCTGCGCTTCGCCAACCAGATGTACGAGCCGATCTGGAACCGGTCCTACGTCGACCACGTGCAGATCACGATGGCCGAGGACATCGGCATCGGCGGCCGGGCCGGCTACTACGACGGCATCGGCGCCGCCCGTGACGTCATCCAGAACCACCTCCTCCAGCTGATGGCGCTCACCGCGATGGAGGAGCCCGCCTCCTTCGACGCGGCGTCGCTGCTCACCGAGAAGCTGAAGGTGCTGAAGGCGGTACGGCTGCCGGAGGACCTCGGCGACCACACCGTGCGCGGCCAGTACGCGGGCGGCTGGCAGGGCGGCGCGCAGGTGCCGGGCTACCTGGAGGAGGACGGCATCGACCCGGCCTCCACCACCGACACCTACGCGGCGATCAAGCTGGGCGTCGACAACCGCCGCTGGGCGGGCGTCCCGTTCTACCTGCGTACCGGCAAGCGGCTGGGCCGCCGGGTCACGGAGATCGCGGTCGTCTTCCAGCGGGCCCCGCACTCCCCCTTCGACTCCACCGCGACGGAGGAGCTGGGCGAGAACGCGATCGTCATCCGCGTCCAGCCGGACGAGGGCATGACGGTGCGCTTCGGCTCCAAGGTGCCGGGCACGTCGATGGAGATCCGGGACGTGTCCATGGACTTCGCCTACGGCGAGTCGTTCACGGAGTCCAGCCCGGAGGCGTACGAACGGCTGATCCTGGACGTCCTTCTGGGCGACGCCAACCTGTTCCCGCGCCACCAGGAAGTGGAAGAGTCCTGGCGGATCCTCGACCCGATCGAGCAGTACTGGGACGCGCACGGCAGGCCCGCCCAGTACGACTCGGGCGGCTGGGGACCGCGGGAAGCCGACGAGATGCTCGCACGAGACGGACGGAGCTGGCGCAGGCCATGA